DNA sequence from the Cyprinus carpio isolate SPL01 chromosome B13, ASM1834038v1, whole genome shotgun sequence genome:
TAAGCTGTTTCTTTAAATACCGCTGGAGAAGGAGTCATCATTCCCACAGGGACTGGGATTATCGGACTtgctgaggaaaaaataaaaataaacaaagattaagAACATCAGTGtcaatatatatgaatatacatattttgtatcTTCATGATCTACCTGTAGGAACAGTAGTGGGAAACCCAGCAAACTGTGTGGGGGAAATGCCAGGGGGCAGCTGGGCTATCTGGTTCAGATGAGGGAATGACATGTCTGCTGATACACTGATCTGTCAGAGAGATTTTGTGTCAGTTCCAAACAGCGTTTGGCCATACAAAATAATCTTAATTGTGATTACACCATTTCACCCTGGGTATAGTATTAATCATACGAATCAACATCCATTGCATCCACAACAAATCTCTACACTTCATTATACCCTACTCGAACTAGGAGGCCGGCTGGAAAATAAATATGTTTCCTCTGTATTTACTATATTATTGATTAAGACTCACCCAATTCGGTTTTAGTATCAACGCCGCTAAAAATAAGAAGACCTCCTAACCGCTACAGGAATGGATATATAACGCCACGTtcagtaaaataattaatgtttctcTTTTGATTTGGTCATGCGTTCCTCAGATAATAAAGAACATCCATAGAAAATCCAAATAATATTGTCAGCGACAAGAACGGAAATTCAGCATGAAACTGATGGTAaggatgggcggggcttagttaTCTAGTATGGATGGAGGGTTAACAATTAGAATGCTCATGCTTTTTCGAATGTTCGTTGAGAATTTGCTCTTTAGCGATTATTAAAAGCTGTAAGTGTGATAGTTCGGGTTTAAAATGTTGTCAAGAACACTGACGAAGCAGTACGTTGACGGCTTTGTCACGTGGTACCTGATACTTTTCTCAGCGCAAATCAGGACGGACCAATCACAATTGTTTaggatttattcttttttattattataaatgaagcGGATGGTGTTTTTTCAGTATCAGATGCAAAATTCGTTTAAATTAATTCGTTTGTTTTAATACCGTTTGTAGGCTGATAATGTGCTCAGTATAATAAAAACATCCTGAGATTTGAATGTGATCGAACTGAGAATTCTGCATTTTGAGCCAGCACGCGCCCCCTAGAGGAATGAAACTTTTGTGCATAGGagaaaatactaaaaacattCCGCCCAACGAGAAATTATCTCCGGAAATGCTTTGATATACAGCAAACACCATCACATTAATGCTACAGCGCCACCAAACGTCCAGCTGACTTTCTTTTTGCAGAAATAGTAAACTATTTCAAAAGCGCAATAATATCGCCCAAATAATGCATTACCAAGACAGTCTGACATAATCAAAAATTCAACAtgacattaaatgcaaaatatggcCATGTAACTCTTACATATGATTGTGATAGCAGcgaaaccatgttaaaaaaaatctacgcCACCAGATGGAGCCAAAGTGCAGAGAAATATGGACTCAATATACAACTCACTATTTCTATATCCTCCTGCAAAccagaagaaataaaaaactttgagaatttagtattttttcatgtcattcattcaatttcatgtcattgtttagagcataagaaaaaatgaaaagataacgtttttgaaaaatgtcctctgtagaggacaccaggactctttattttctaaaaaaaaataaaatgacatgaataaacatgaacaggcaaaaacaatgggatttaaaaaaaaatcacccatcaatttttaggtttcagtatttttttataccaaactttgtataaggacgattctcaactatgttataaaagATATAACAAAATGATGTGATATaacattttactttatgcaatatgttGGTTTACTGGTTTTCCCATTAAACACGTAATCTATACGCTGtacctaatttgcatattaatgtgctgttgggacagtatgttgaaaaaaagaagtgtaataatgggagtaataattggccAGATTTTCacaatatctaatattttataaGAGTGTTGACAATTTTTCCTATTaatttgttgtgtctcccaaaatgcataataaacatgcttttagtcctggtgtcctctacagtggacatatTCATAACAGGAAGTCATATTTTGGTTTGAAACCCCATAagattttcctgagatgttgatttatgacaaacaatttaattaatcaaattaatcagatttaaatgataattacaaaatattatcatatttccacaAGGATGTACAATTGTATCATTCAATTAACGTAAACCACTtttaaagaccaaggagatgGCATGGTCATGGAGAAACTTCCAaacatttggtatctctgaaaagctcTGAATGTGCTCTGTAACATGTgaggtctcagagaaattcactaaaatataacgTCTACTACAGAAACAAAAACTCCATGGGTCTTAGGAGGATATGTATTCTTTATTACAGATAAGTGATTAGCTAAACTGATCAATCAATAAATCTTAAtgaattatgtataaatatgtagtTATGTTTATAAGTCAACCGCTGTGCATTTGCTAGTgcatataaacactgaaattaggCCAAAGTTGTCAACAACTTAGTACACCTCGTCACACCGGTATTCCAGACGTTTCTATGGAACTAATAATCAGTCAAGCAGCCATGCTTATGGACACTGGATCTGTTTTAATACACAGTATCTGTAAGATGGGAATTAGTTGACGAGACATTAGGCAAGCCAAAAAAACATATGCAGCCGGCAGTGCAGAGATGGAAATTTCCAACGCAACAAAATAAGCACCCCATCTCTCATGTCACTCATGCGCCCAAAGCCACGCTCAGTGAACAAACCCACGCGGGCGGAGCTTCTGATTGGCTTGAAGGTAGGTGTGTCATCGGGTGTGACGCAGGTTTGCACGCTCTATGAATAGAAAAACGTGTTTCACGCCCGTTCACGCCGCACTGAGCGGACGAGGCTGTCTAAAACAATTGGATGCTGAAGGATTGTTAGATTTTGGGGGGCGGTCTTGAGATTTCAACCAAAGTGTGTGGCTTGAGCTCTGCAACTCATGAATATGAATTAAGTGGCAGATTTAAAGAAAAACGTCGTGGCAGTTCTTTGAGATTCAACAGCCAGTCTTGAGCCAGAAGAGGAAAAGCCACATCGGGCGACAGACTATTCGTTTGCGACAACCTTCCGCTgcgtttttgtattttatttcagaactCTCCGGTTGAGTCAACATGGCCTTGAGAGGACCACTGTCCAGATTATTGAGATCCACGATGAGTTCCTGCCAGCAGAACCGATCGCAATCTGTTGCCATTTTGGGAGCTCCGTTTTCCAAAGGACAGGTAagaaatatagatttatttaattaGACCTTACATAAACTCACAGGTGTATAATTTAGTGATGTGACGGTATTTTTacgattttcactcagaaaaggaGAGGGGTGGAACATGGACCCAAAGCCATCCGGGATGCGGGTTTGGTGGAGAGACTTTCAAATCTCGGTAAGTAGGCTACATCAGTATTTATGTATGTCTCTGTCTCTAGATAGATATAGGTAGATAACGTtagatttatagatttttaagACTCAAAATACTTCGAGgggaaaattatatattaaaatatatatatatatatatatatatatatatatatatatatatatatatatatatatatatatatatacatacacacacttaagGGATAAtcaaagggataattcacccaaatatgaaaattgtgtcatcatttatgtATCCTCCAAAGGATGGGAACTGACCGCTCGAGTTTCACTTATTGCATCATTTTTCGATGCATTGAAAGTTGCATGATGACCAAGCGAGGTTGTCATCCTgcttattaaataattttgtaaagaAGTCGTGAATGTTTGAAACAAGAAGGTAAATATATTAGACTTCAACTAAGCGTGACAATTTTCGTTTTtcggggtgaactatctctttaaataaattcGTGGCGGGCGCTGGATTATCTGTTACATCATCCAACGGTCCAAACGTGAATGAATTTACAATGACTCTTCACAATCTGTTTTATGTAGCAATTATAGTTTGGCTGTAGTACTTTATGACTGGAATACTGTAAGTGAAAGCGTTTCGGTCAGTGAATAAGTTTTGAATGTTGTCTGGCCGCAGTGAGAGAGAAACGGAAGGGTAACAGTTACAGTATGTACGCAAGTCACTGTAGTTCCTCCACACGTTCAGATGCCGCAGCACATAACAATAGGGCATTATCATTCACAATAGACTTAAGTGGGGATGGCGCAGTAGGGAACTTGCATGTAATGTAGCAAACGCATCTATTCAAAGCAGCGTTTAATTCAAGAACGGTATATGGGCCCATTCGCACAGAACGCGCCTTTGCATTTCACTGCGCTGCTTTCCATTGTCTTTTTCTAGGTAAAAACGCGGCTTTCAACTGTTAAACAATGTGTCTCTGGAACTTAAGTTGCAAATCTTTTCCTTAACTTACCTGCATCTTGCGTTCTGTGAATGACCCTTAAACAAGGGCGAATTATTACAGAGGTACAGCAATTAGAAGTGAAACAATAAGTTCTAGAATTCCTCAGAAAGAGATTAGAGAGGGGGTCTCATGTTTAATGGATTTATAAACGTTTGTGCCATTAGGATTGTAGTGAGGAAAGGTTTCAGATGAGCTGACTCAGGCTGCAGACACATGTAAAAAAAGATGTGGAGAGTTATACAGACAGATGTTATTTTGGATCGCCCCAGCTAGTCAGAAATGAACATGATGAGGTCATGGGATTTCTGTCGTGGATTAACCGCTGCCAGTAAATGTGAAAGCAGTTCCCGCCAGGACCTTGAAACAAAAGCCCTGTGACGGGTGGCTTCAAATTACTGGAGAACATTCGCGGTATTTAATTACAAGTTTCCATAATACATTATTTCTTATGAACTAAATAAACAATGAATGtgtcatgcattatttttttcttcgtgGAAAGAATGAGGTGGAAAGGGAAAACTAACTAGTTTAAAAAAACGCTAGTCACGACAGCAATACCAGTAAAATTTCACGATTTTTGACACATTTTCGATATACGCAAAAACTaatactgttttttaaatgtttaaggcAAGCActtaagaaaagttaaacaaaatacaaGAATCAGAACACAAAACGTGCTTATTGCTTTcagttataatgcattaaaaggtCATGCATGCGAAATATTCTATTGCATAAACGACTACTGTAGTTTTCcctcaatattattattataatacataaccTACCGTGTTGATATTGATACACGAAAAAGAGCATTTCACTTAATTTTGAAGTGTATCTGTCCGtgccatagactgtaaaaaagcaCGCGAGCATCCACGTTACAGTCACGCTCGCGCATTCTTCACCGCTGGTACTGTAGAGAGAGTGATATCCTTGCATCTTTTTGATTTTGGTATCGACTTGCTACCAAAGTTACTTTTGACATGCCTAACGGCTACTGcttttacaaataataacaataaattaattaaataacagaaaagaaGCCAAATGCTTCAGAGTCATGACATTCCAGTCTAGATTACTAGTCGGAATGTGCAAGTCACTTCGTAAGTCTCGCCAGCAGTCAGTCAGCTGTTAATCACGTTAACATCGTGCCGAGCGCAGGCTTGCTTTACGTAACTCCATGTTCTCCGTGTAATGCGATAGTTCCTGCTATCTTAAGCCTGAGATTTTTTCCGTAGGCGGTTATGAACAAATGAATTACGAAACAGCCTCGAAGACCCCGTTTCACCTTAGACGTGGAGGATTTTCCCTTATTATCGCTGAAAATgggacgctgtgtgtgtgtgtgtgtgtgtgtgtgtatgtatgtatgtgtgtatatatatatatatatatatatatatatatatatatatgtagcctatatattgtcTCATAAGCTCTTCTACAGCCATTTTATTGGAATTTTCTTGGGACACTTTAGGACGTTGGATTGTTTGAGGAAAAAaacttaagaatatatatatatatatatatatatatatatatatatatatatatatatatacacacacacacacagatgtttgtttttgtgaaaagtggggacatacCATAGGCGTGTAATGGTTTttgtactgtacaaactgtatattctatcgccctacaccaacactacacctaaccctagccctcacaggaaactttgtgctatttcagattttcaatacagtccattctgtgtgatttctatgcgttttgaaaagtggggacatggagtaatgtcctgaaaagtcaccttctccttgtaatacctatgttatacccttgtcattatacaaatttgtgtcctgatatgtcacaaaaacacacacacacacacacacacacacacacacacaccctaatgATGCAATGATTATTTACTTTAACATCACTTTAGCAGGAGCTTGGCATCACGTGTTTGGAGTTGTGAAAATAACCATAGTACCTTATATGGCAAGCATTCTTGACTAAACTACATCAGAGCTTACCTTATCCAATGCAACAAATATAGATGTCTTGCTCGCTTTACCAACTGTTGCTTGTAAATGTCTTGCATATCATGGCAAGGTGTTAgattaattacacaaaaagagcTGTAATTTAATATGctcagtctcaaaaaaaaaaaaaaaaaaaaaattggttgagCAAGAACTGCCCATGAACCTGAAGCGTTCAAATGCAGTTAAGTCTATCCAAACTTACTTAACCCTTACCTCTGTCTTAGCTCATGACGACCATCCATCATGCTTCTATCATGGCCAACTCCTTAATTCCCTCATAGTTTGCTTGTACATCtagtattttaaatacacatatttaaaCTTTAACTGGGCCACGGTGTTCACGTCTATTCCTGTTAGAGGCCACTTGATGGTATGCAAGTCCATCATTGGTCATTTAAAATCTGATGAGTAATTCAACACTGTCACGAAGTCACCGCGGCTGGTCTGGTTCTGTCATCCTGAGCCCCATCAGCTGTTTAGACCTTCATCAGTGTCCACCCATGAGGGTTCCTACCTACATTTCTATATGGCACTACATGGTCAGATTCATTCTGGGATTCAGTGACAGAACTGTGACCTGTCAACCAAACAGTCTTAGAAAGAAGCATGTGCTTGGTCAGAGTAGGCAGAAAGTGTGGAAGCTTTAAGACCAATGTTTATTGTAATGGTCATGTGAAGAAAACCTTGATATGTCATTAGTTTATTTATACGCCCTGTCTTCTTGTAGACTACGCTGTGCATGATTTTGGAGACCTGGCCTTCAAGCATCTGGAAAAAGATGAGCACTTCATGCACGTGCCGTTCCCACGCACAGTTGGACGTGCCAATCAGCTGCTGTCGGGAGCTGTGAGCGGTGCGGTGGGGGCGGGACACACCTGCATCATGCTGGGGGGAGACCATAggtacacaattttttttctttataagtcTCGGggtaaaaatacacttttatttacaAAGCCCTTTATTATCTTGGTATATATTTATGAGTGCTTATAATTAGTTACTTATTTCACTGGTCTTTCCATTTATGTCTTTTTGGCACAAGCACAAATGAATGTTGTAGCACTCTAGCTAAACTGAGACCAGCTTTATCACCTGGTTTCTGAAAGATGAAGGTTTGTCTTTAGACTCAAGAAGCTGTGTGTATTTCCAGCTAGCTTAATCTAAAAATCATCCAATCAAAGCTGGtctgacaaatgaaaaaaaatcaatgttatcTAAAACTGTGTTGAATTTGTTCTATTAAAGGCCAAAATCATCAAACATTAACATTTGTAATGCTTTCGTCCCTGCAGCTTGGCAATTGGTTCAGTGGAAGGTCATGCTCAGCAGTGCCCTGACCTGTGTCTGATATGGGTGGACGCTCACGCAGATATCAACACTCCTCTGACGTCACCTTCTGGAAACCTCCACGGCCAGTCTGTAGCATTCTTACTCAAGGACCTGCAGAACAAGGTGATTAGCATTCATGCACAAATTACATCAACAGTTACCATAGGATCTCTGACATGATTCCTTTCTCAAAGGAGAGAACACTTGTACAAGTAATTTAGCTCCAGAAAACCATCTAAATCCATTATCTTCTGCTTTCTTACCTGCAGATGCCAGAAGTTCCTGGATTTTCCTGGATGAAGCCTTTCCTGTCTGCCAGAGATCTGGTCTACATCGGCCTCAGAGATGTGGATCCAGGCGAGCAGTAAGCACAATATGTTCTGTCAtccaggatttggcacctgttgCATGTTCTCTAAAGCCTATGCTACTAAATCACCAATTGTGACATTCCATGGGCTATTTATACAAGTGACATTACCTGTAACCACAAAGAGggcacaaaatcaaatgtttataaTGACGTCAACATGAGACTGTGACTAAATCAGACACAATTCAGTGGTGAATCCACTATAATGCATAAACTATGTGTGTGATGCATAtattaaaagaaagagaaaaccgCATCACTAAATTATTGTACTAaccaattttgattttattgctctctctctcagtatAATCCTGAAGACCCTGGGAATCCAGTATTTCTCCATGCGGGATATTGACAGAATGGGCATTCAGAGAGTAATGGAGGTCACTTTGGATCACCTCTTGGCAAGGTATAGTGATATTGCGAAAAACATACACACTTATTAACTAGTATTGGTGCTTCTGTAAACAGCCAGCAGCAAATTGCATGTTGCTGTTTATTCTTCATGTAGTCCTCCTGTGTGTTATTGAACTCTGTAAATGGGGCAGTGTAGTTTTCTGGAGAGCTCACATGCAGCATGTTTTACGTCACCTTTAAATACAATGTAGCACTTAATCTCTGTTTAATCTGTGTACACTACATCACAATCAAACAATTTATGTAAtttgtcactgttatttatttttttatatcaggaAACAAAGGCCAATCCATCTCAGCTTTGACATTGATGCGTTTGACCCGTCCCTGGCTCCCGCAACCGGAACTCCCGTTAATGGAGGATTGACGTATAGAGAGGGCATCTACGTAACAGAGGAGATCCATAACACAGGTACAGAGCTACCATTCACATAACGGATgactttaaaatcaaataaatcctATGATGCTAATATGTTTTGTTTCGTACTACGCAGGTTTACTCTCTGTGATGGATGTGGTTGAAGTGAACCCCACACTAGGAGCGACACCTGAGGCTGTGGAGGCCACAACTAGCCTAGCCGTTGATGTCATCTCATCTGCTCTCGGTCAGACACGTGAAGGTGCACACATCGCCTTCCCGAAGATTCCAGAACCAAAAGAGGACACTGAGCTGCGGCTTTAGAGTACAAGATATTCATTGAGGACTTTGACAAACCAACCACTTTGCATTCCAAAGTCTAAAAGAACGACACTGAAGGGTTTGCAGAGACTGAGCACCAGACTAAAGATTTCGTTTGAAGGTTACTGTAGTCTTGGTCAACAAAATTGTCACCTCACTGGTGAAGTGCTGCTATAAGCACATGggtgagatttattttattatacctaCCACTAATTTTGCTATGGCTAAAAAAGAGCTGAGATCTGGATTCTCTAtgcagaaacaaaaatattttttaacatttgtcaGCTGTTAAGGGATTAGTGGGTAACCCTGATTATTCTCTGGGACTTACTGCTGGAAAAAGTGATCTAAAAGCAAATGTGCTTAACATATTTTTGCAGGCTGAGGTGACTCTTTACTGTAGTGGACTGATTGATTTTCCTTTAATTTGGAACATGTTTGCACTTTTGGACcagaactgtttttttattgtatttctgtgtttgtttgtttgtgtttgtatagtAGGACTGCTTTTAATGGCTAATTTAATCCTACAGTTTTGGTTAGGTTGAAAACTGAGTGATCTTTTTTAAATAGCGCATTTGAagtaagttattttagtaaatttcatATCTATTTAAATAAACCTTTGAAAAATCATGTATGGATGCATTTTGTACTCCCTTTCAGATCTGAATTTACCTCCAGTATCTTCTTAGGGAATGGGGCTTGATTTGTCACATTTTTCTgtttcagtaaaaatgttttgttgcaataaaaaaatgtactggaGACAGACTGTGACTCATCTTTGATTCATTAGATTGTCTGATGACCACATCAAATGATAATATTCACGAATAATCTTAaacctaaaataatatttaattataatccTTCTTGTTTGTTAGTTTATATCCACTTGACAGAAACAATCTAAtagttatatgaaaataaaaaaaagattaaataactgtCTGAGACATACATCTGATGAACAATATCAAAAGCAGCAGTCAGTATGTGGTGTGTCCACCAGCTGCTTTATGTACAGTGGAAATAAAAATGGTATGTTGCCACAGggggttctgataaacatttgcattctctcTGCTTAAATCccagaaaacatcccccaaaccatgacacttcctcctctacctttcactgacttctttacacaCTTTGGGttcagtctttccccagtttgaCACCAAACATAATGTTTCTAATAggacccaaataaataaataaacttgctttcatcactgaagtgaactttggaccagttctcctctgtccACACAGCATGCTCTTCAGCAAAGGTTAGTCTAGACTTTTGATTCTGCTGAAGAAAGATTTGGTCACTGCAGAGTGGGCTTTCAGTCCAAATTCTATTGAGACACTGTATCCCGAGACAGATCCTTATCCTGTTAAGCACTGAACTTGCAaacaattccagctgcagtgttgaaccgattcccCACTGAGATTCTCTGC
Encoded proteins:
- the LOC122139442 gene encoding arginase, non-hepatic 1-like codes for the protein MALRGPLSRLLRSTMSSCQQNRSQSVAILGAPFSKGQKRRGVEHGPKAIRDAGLVERLSNLDYAVHDFGDLAFKHLEKDEHFMHVPFPRTVGRANQLLSGAVSGAVGAGHTCIMLGGDHSLAIGSVEGHAQQCPDLCLIWVDAHADINTPLTSPSGNLHGQSVAFLLKDLQNKMPEVPGFSWMKPFLSARDLVYIGLRDVDPGEHIILKTLGIQYFSMRDIDRMGIQRVMEVTLDHLLARKQRPIHLSFDIDAFDPSLAPATGTPVNGGLTYREGIYVTEEIHNTGLLSVMDVVEVNPTLGATPEAVEATTSLAVDVISSALGQTREGAHIAFPKIPEPKEDTELRL